The genomic window ATCGCCTTCTTCGTGGTGGCCGACCACGAGCCGCAAGGTGGTCTTCTTGTTTGCAGGGATGTCCACCGACCGGTACAGCGTGCAGCCGGTTTTCTTGTTCAGCGGATGACTCACATACACGTTTTTCCTGCCGCGGACTTCGTCATGCAGCCCCGGGTTCATTTCCCGGCCGCAGTCGCGGATCTTCCAGCCCGGGGCGAACTTCTCGAATGCCCGTTTGGGACCAAGCGCGGTAATCCTGGCCATTTCGTCCGCGCTGAACATACTGCCGGCGATGGGGCCGGGTTCCCAGCTCAATTCAAGCGGGCTGGGCTTGGGTGCCTGTACGGGGATGACGAAAAACTCCTCGCCGGATGCGTCCTTCTCGACCCGCCCGCCCGCCTGCACGAGCGCCTGGCGGGCCAGCTTTTCGCAGACTTCGAGCAGGGCGGGGAAATTGTAGGCTGTGTGGCTGAAAACCTTGGTCTGATCAAGCTCTTTGGTGAACCGGTCGGGCAGCTTGGAGAAGCCGATCGTGGTGAACAACACCCCCGCGGAGCTGGATGGATTACAGTCCGAATCCTGGCCGGATCGACAGGAGATGATGATCGTCTTGTCGAGGTCGCGGTTGCCGAACAGCAGGCCCATCAGCACGTAGGCCCCGTTGATCTTGACATCGATGCCGCCGTTGGAGGCCTTCTGGTACTCCGGGTCCTCGCGGTACTTCTTCTGAGCCTTGTGCCATGCCTTCTCCCAATCGGTCGGGTCTTCGCGGTACCATTTCAACATGTCGCGGACCATTTCGGCGTACTGGCTCTTTTCAGGGATGCACTTGAGGCCGGCCTCGACGATCTTGACCGGGTCGTCCTCGAAAAACGCCTCGGCATACATGCAGCCCATGAACTGGCCGCCATAGACGCCGTCGCCGTAGTTCATCAGGCGTCCGAACTTCTCGCCAAGCTTGATGGCGACGTTGGGCAGACCGGGGGCGATCAGGCCCGAGTAGTCGGCCTCGATCTGGTAGTCGATGTCGTTGGGGCACTTGTTGAACTTCGGGTGGCTCGAATCCGGCGGTGCGATGCCGTCGCGAAGGTTGTTTCGCCCCGCGTTGTTCGCGCACCACAGCGGGTACTTGCTGTTGGCAAAGTCGATCCCGGCCTGGCGAATCGAAACATCGAGGCCGTATTGCTCCATT from Phycisphaerae bacterium includes these protein-coding regions:
- a CDS encoding ADP-ribosylglycohydrolase family protein, translating into MIRMRVHPTPGRSRFLAGTLAVFLLTVPAAYGADFHRLSVRDYRDKMKAGWIGQIAGVSWGAPTEFRFADRIIPEDQMPVWKPEMINNAFGQDDLYVEMTFLRSMEQYGLDVSIRQAGIDFANSKYPLWCANNAGRNNLRDGIAPPDSSHPKFNKCPNDIDYQIEADYSGLIAPGLPNVAIKLGEKFGRLMNYGDGVYGGQFMGCMYAEAFFEDDPVKIVEAGLKCIPEKSQYAEMVRDMLKWYREDPTDWEKAWHKAQKKYREDPEYQKASNGGIDVKINGAYVLMGLLFGNRDLDKTIIISCRSGQDSDCNPSSSAGVLFTTIGFSKLPDRFTKELDQTKVFSHTAYNFPALLEVCEKLARQALVQAGGRVEKDASGEEFFVIPVQAPKPSPLELSWEPGPIAGSMFSADEMARITALGPKRAFEKFAPGWKIRDCGREMNPGLHDEVRGRKNVYVSHPLNKKTGCTLYRSVDIPANKKTTLRLVVGHHEEGDWLLVVKANGETLIERLVGKESTTEGWMTIKVDLSKFGGKSAELELVNQPDDWQHEGAYWAEIALDSQ